One window from the genome of Cervus elaphus chromosome 8, mCerEla1.1, whole genome shotgun sequence encodes:
- the MARS2 gene encoding methionine--tRNA ligase, mitochondrial, with amino-acid sequence MLRISALRLLGRRGASRVSLSEDFSLRHYSSGPLGVRDDTRDSRAYFTTPIFYVNAAPHIGHLYSALLADALCRHHRLRVPSDAATGFSTGTDEHGLKIQQAAAAAGLAPSELCDRVSAQFQQLFREADISSTDFIRTTEARHRIAVQHFWRVLKARGLLYKGLYEGWYCASDECFLPEAKVTRQPGPSGDLCPVSLESGHPVSWTKEENYIFRLSQFREPLQQWLRGDPQAITPEPFHHTVLQWLEEELPDLSVSRRSSHLHWGIPVPGDDSQTIYVWLDALVNYLTVIGYPDAEFKSWWPTTSHIIGKDILKFHAIYWPALLLGAGMSPPHRIYVHSHWTVCGQKMSKSLGNVVDPRTCLDRYTVDGFRYFLLRQGVPSWDCDYYDEKVVKLLDSELADALGGLLNRCTANRINPSGIYPAFCTACFPSEPGSAGPSGRAQAEDYALVSAVATLPEQVADHYDNFQIYKALEAVSSCVRQTNGFVQRHAPWKLNWESPVDAPWLGTVLHVALECLRVFGTLLQPVTPSLADRLLSRLGVSSTERSLGELHFLSRFYGHPSPFEGRRLGPETGVLFPRLDQSRSWLVKAHKT; translated from the coding sequence ATGCTGCGAATTTCTGCCTTACGGCTGCTAGGACGCAGGGGGGCGAGTAGGGTCTCGCTCTCAGAGGACTTTAGTTTACGCCACTACAGCTCGGGCCCTCTCGGTGTCCGCGACGATACCCGCGACTCGCGCGCCTACTTTACCACACCCATTTTCTACGTGAACGCCGCGCCGCACATCGGGCACCTGTACTCCGCGCTGCTGGCGGACGCCCTGTGCCGACACCATCGCCTCCGAGTTCCCAGTGACGCCGCCACCGGATTCTCCACGGGTACCGATGAGCACGGCCTGAAGATTCAGCAGGCGGCAGCCGCCGCGGGCCTGGCTCCGTCCGAGCTGTGCGACAGAGTCTCTGCCCAGTTCCAGCAGCTTTTCCGGGAGGCTGACATCTCTTCCACCGACTTCATCCGCACCACCGAGGCCCGGCACCGGATAGCTGTGCAGCATTTCTGGAGGGTGCTGAAGGCTCGGGGTCTTCTATACAAGGGTCTCTATGAAGGTTGGTATTGCGCCTCCGACGAGTGCTTCCTGCCTGAAGCCAAGGTCACCAGGCAGCCCGGCCCGTCGGGGGATTTGTGTCCTGTATCTCTCGAGAGCGGACACCCGGTCTCTTGGACCAAGGAAGAAAACTACATTTTTAGGCTTTCCCAGTTCCGGGAGCCGCTCCAGCAGTGGCTGCGGGGCGACCCTCAGGCCATAACACCGGAGCCATTCCATCACACAGTCCTTCAGTGGTTGGAGGAGGAGCTGCCGGACCTATCGGTCTCTCGAAGGAGTAGCCACTTGCACTGGGGCATTCCGGTGCCCGGGGACGATTCGCAGACCATCTACGTATGGCTGGATGCCTTGGTCAACTACCTTACTGTAATTGGCTACCCAGACGCTGAGTTCAAATCTTGGTGGCCGACCACCTCTCATATCATAGGCAAAGACATTCTCAAATTCCACGCTATCTACTGGCCTGCTCTCCTCTTAGGGGCCGGCATGAGCCCACCACACCGCATCTACGTCCACTCCCACTGGACAGTCTGTGGTCAGAAGATGTCTAAGAGCTTGGGTAACGTGGTGGATCCCAGGACTTGCCTTGACCGCTATACGGTGGATGGCTTCCGCTACTTTCTTCTTCGGCAGGGCGTCCCCAGCTGGGATTGTGATTACTATGATGAAAAGGTGGTTAAGTTGTTGGATTCCGAGCTGGCAGATGCTTTGGGAGGTCTCCTGAACCGATGTACTGCCAACAGGATCAATCCTTCCGGGATCTATCCGGCTTTCTGCACTGCTTGCTTTCCCAGTGAGCCAGGCTCGGCGGGGCCGTCAGGTCGTGCTCAGGCAGAGGACTACGCTCTGGTGAGCGCAGTGGCCACTTTGCCCGAGCAGGTAGCAGACCACTACGATAACTTTCAGATCTATAAGGCTCTGGAGGCAGTGTCCAGCTGTGTCCGGCAGACCAACGGCTTTGTCCAAAGGCATGCGCCGTGGAAGCTGAACTGGGAGAGCCCCGTGGATGCTCCCTGGCTGGGTACTGTGCTTCATGTGGCCTTGGAGTGTTTGcgagtctttggaactctgctccAGCCTGTCACCCCAAGCCTAGCTGACAggctgctgtctaggttgggggTTTCTTCCACAGAGAGGAGCCTTGGAGAGCTCCATTTCTTATCTCGATTCTATGGACACCCATCCCCTTTTGAAGGGAGGAGACTGGGACCTGAAACTGGGGTCTTGTTTCCAAGACTGGACCAGTCTAGGTCCTGGCTGGTAAAAGCCCACAAGACCTAG